A single window of Pyrus communis chromosome 10, drPyrComm1.1, whole genome shotgun sequence DNA harbors:
- the LOC137748694 gene encoding protein NONRESPONDING TO OXYLIPINS 2, mitochondrial-like translates to MASCKVISRLSSRLQPFTRNLTKKSPASELSQLKSSLLSPASAPVRRISGLSRLPVELGSMMPLHSAVASARLISSLSIDSQNWGLVPQGISMPL, encoded by the exons ATGGCGTCCTGCAAAGTTATCTCTAGGTTATCCTCCCGATTACAGCCCTTCACGCGCAATCTCACCAAGAAGTCGCCGGCATCCGAGCTCTCTCAGCTCAAGTCGAGCCTTCTCTCTCCGGCCTCCGCTCCCGTCCGACGCATTTCTGGTCTTTCCAG GTTACCAGTGGAGTTGGGATCAATGATGCCGTTGCACAGCGCGGTGGCTTCGGCGCGGTTGATATCGAGTTTGTCGATTGACTCTCAGAActggggattagttcctcaag GGATTTCAATGCCTTTATGA
- the LOC137746923 gene encoding proteinaceous RNase P 1, chloroplastic/mitochondrial-like, whose protein sequence is MELFQRPHMASFTSNALQQKHHHHHLPSATLCKCPSAFHVFKFRFPSNIFTFSPPKQTLKLYPLPLARQNISHIVAKLSSTTYHEPYTKSQNSGTGSGTELSSLKSTEQRVSRKSVKHHVGSGVEKKGEDTRKNLVFRKRREGNGPNGSNGHSSRRFRDENAVKSSKSRGGLGVKEGRNKRGGGNQVGGEERRERGLKKYDADSPEVKMRVGLDMCSKRGDVMGAIRFYDLAQKEEIKLEQYHYTVLLYLCSSAAVGVVRPAKSGSGSRTLDTLDLHSEETRVESMDTSNLDNGDLDDTCGSNSFDDDSDGTSNEKENLAWFSNGFVKRNSRLLDGLNYPTKGGDDSSNVKDGSSKQEDNGIRVSEDVKKYALERGFEIYEKMCSDNVPVNEAALTSVARMAMSMGDGDMAFDMVRQMKSMGINPRLRSYGPALSAFCHSGDIDKAFAVEKHMLEHGVYPEEPELEALLRVSVGVGKGDKVYYMLHKLRTSVRRVSPSTADLIVKWFLSKEASRVGRTKWDRRSIRVAIENGGGGWHGQGWLGKGKWSVLRTTIGDDGLCKCCGEKLATIDLDPVETENFAESVASIAIKREKNSSFQKFQKWLDYYGPFEAVVDGANVGLFSQKKFVPSKVNAVVNGIRQKLPSKKWPLIVLHNRRITGGRMDERVNRALIEKWQNADALYATPTGSNDDWYWLYAAIKFKCLLVTNDEMRDHIFQLLGNDFFPRWKERHQVHFTFSDAGPVFHMPPPCSVVIQESEEGHWHIPVVSEHERESERTWLCIMRAKSRTATKDSAAIPEDAQPPRHNNGYAGSATRTGVDSQPLNSGNQKYSKHKPKEFIKNLKDILLGSVTLDHHSIVPDIATAEKIGGCTIDFQI, encoded by the exons ATGGAGCTCTTCCAACGGCCACACATGGCCTCCTTCACCTCCAACGCACTGCAGCAaaagcaccaccaccaccacctcccctCCGCCACCCTCTGTAAGTGCCCGTCAGCTTTCCACGTCTTTAAATTCCGTTTTCCTTCTAATATTTTCACTTTCTCGCCACCCAAACAGACCCTTAAGCTTTATCCACTTCCACTAGCTAGACAAAACATCAGCCACATAGTTGCAAAGTTATCGTCGACAACGTACCACGAACCGTACACAAAATCCCAGAACTCAGGAACTGGAAGTGGTACGGAGTTGTCTTCCTTAAAGTCCACGGAACAACGGGTTTCGAGAAAATCCGTAAAGCACCATGTCGGTTCAGGAGTGGAGAAGAAGGGTGAAGATACTAGGAAAAATCTTGTCTTTAGAAAGAGGAGGGAGGGGAATGGTCCTAATGGGTCAAATGGGCATTCTTCTAGGAGGTTTAGAGATGAGAATGCGGTAAAATCTTCGAAAAGCCGAGGCGGTTTAGGGGTAAAGGAGGGGAGGAACAAGAGGGGTGGTGGTAATCAGGTGGgaggagaagagagaagggagagagggtTGAAGAAGTATGATGCTGATTCGCCGGAAGTTAAGATGCGAGTAGGTTTGGATATGTGCTCGAAGAGAGGGGATGTGATGGGTGCAATTAGGTTCTATGATTTGGCTCAAAAGGAAGAGATTAAGTTGGAGCAGTACCATTATACTGTGCTGTTGTATCTCTGCTCTTCTGCAGCTGTTGGTGTTGTTCGTCCGGCGAAGAGTGGGAGTGGGAGTCGGACTTTGGATACCTTGGATTTGCACAGCGAAGAAACTAGGGTGGAATCCATGGATACATCAAATTTGGACAATGGGGACCTGGATGATACCTGTGGAAGTAACAGTTTTGATGATGATTCGGATGGTACTTCCAACGAAAAGGAGAATTTAGCATGGTTTTCTAATGGGTTTGTGAAGCGAAATTCCCGCCTTTTAGACGGACTGAACTACCCCACAAAGGGTGGAGATGATTCTTCTAATGTAAAAGATGGGAGCAGTAAGCAAGAAGATAATGGAATTCGGGTTAGTGAAGATGTGAAGAAGTATGCGCTCGAAAGGGGATTTGAGATCTATGAGAAGATGTGTTCGGATAATGTTCCGGTGAATGAGGCAGCATTGACATCTGTGGCTAGAATGGCAATGTCAATGGGTGATGGAGACATGGCATTTGATATGGTGAGGCAAATGAAGTCAATGGGAATAAATCCTAGACTCCGTTCCTACGGTCCTGCATTATCTGCTTTTTGCCATAGCGGAGATATTGATAAAGCATTTGCTGTTGAGAAACACATGTTGGAGCACGGTGTTTATCCGGAAGAGCCTGAACTTGAAGCCCTCTTAAGAGTGAGTGTGGGAGTTGGTAAAGGCGACAAGGTGTATTATATGCTGCACAAACTAAGAACAAGCGTAAGGAGGGTCTCGCCGTCTACTGCAGATTTAATTGTAAAATGGTTTCTTAGCAAGGAAGCTTCAAGAGTGGGGAGAACAAAATGGGATCGAAGATCTATAAGGGTTGCAATCGAGAATGGAGGTGGGGGCTGGCATGGGCAGGGCTGGTTGGGAAAAGGGAAGTGGTCTGTGTTACGTACTACAATCGGAGATGATGGCTTGTGCAAATGCTGTGGGGAGAAACTGGCCACAATTGACCTTGATCCTGTAGAAACAGAAAACTTTGCTGAGTCAGTTGCATCAATAGctataaaaagagagaaaaactcAAGCTTTCAGAAATTTCAA AAATGGCTGGACTATTATGGACCTTTTGAAGCAGTGGTGGATGGAGCAAATGTAGGCCTTTTCAGCCAGAAGAAATTTGTCCCGTCCAAG GTCAATGCTGTTGTTAATGGAATACGGCAGAAACTTCCTTCGAAGAAATGGCCACTTATTGTTCTTCATAATAGGCGCATCACCGGAGGCAGAATGGATGAGCGAGTAAATAGGGCACTGATTGAGAAGTGGCAAAATGCCGATGCTCTATATGCGACACCTACTGGTTCAAATGATGATTG GTACTGGTTGTATGCGGCTATAAAGTTCAAGTGCTTACTTGTGACAAATGATGAGATGAGAGACCATATATTTCAACTTCTCGGAAATGATTTCTTCCCCAGATGGAAAGAAAGGCATCAA GTGCATTTCACTTTTTCTGATGCTGGTCCAGTCTTTCACATGCCTCCTCCCTGTTCTGTTGTAATACAG GAATCAGAGGAAGGGCACTGGCACATTCCAGTTGTATCAGAACATGAGCGCGAATCAGAACGAACATGGCTATGCATTATGCGAGCTAAATCACGCACGGCAACAAAGGATTCTGCAGCCATCCCTGAAG ATGCACAACCCCCTCGTCATAACAACGGATATGCAGGGTCAGCTACCCGAACTGGTGTTGATTCACAGCCACTGAATAGTGGCAACCAAAAATATTCTAAACACAAACCTAAGGAATTTATCAAGAATCTCAAAGATATTCTGTTGGGGTCCGTGACCTTGGATCATCACTCGATTGTGCCAGACATTGCAACTGCAGAGAAGATTGGTGGATGCACCATTGATTTCCAAATATAA
- the LOC137748133 gene encoding probable protein ABIL5, translating to MEEEMQSNSKSPSGRGQESEAESKDIVSFDKSLQELRDLRSQLHYAADYCESTFLKTKEKKVVMENTKEYICRAVVTVVDHLGCVSANLNGLISETNTFSEAEIRIDCLKQRMFLCEQYTHKFSLPRFRWKDIIPQNKARFLSAATEEAEKPSEDLRAITGNPASRKTIDKQDLGKDVAMPLVLYTSSHKRSLSKDENNSVLVPVRDGLSILSRGPNPTFHFQESRKITGRLKKSGHSNDILALIRRAKRRV from the exons atGGAGGAGGAGATGCAGAGCAACTCCAAGTCCCCCTCAGGGAGAGGGCAAGAATCAGAGGCAGAGTCTAAGGACATTGTAAGCTTTGATAAGTCTCTTCAG GAACTAAGAGACCTGCGCTCACAACTTCACTATGCTGCTGACTACTGTGAATCAACCTTCCTAAAgaccaaagaaaagaaagt TGTGATGGAAAACACCAAAGAGTACATATGCAGAGCTGTGGTGACTGTTGTCGATCATCTTGGATGCGTTTCTGCCAACCTCAACGGCCTCATTTCCGAAACTAACACATTTTCGGAGGCTGAGATTCGAATTGACTGCCTCAAACAA AGGATGTTCTTATGTGAACAATACACCCACAAATTTTCTCTGCCTAGATTCCGATGGAAGGACATTATCCCGCAGAATAAAGCACGGTTTTTATCTGCAG CTACCGAAGAAGCTGAGAAGCCCAGTGAAGATTTGAG GGCTATTACAGGAAATCCAGCCTCTCGTAAAACCATTGACAAGCAAGATCTTGGCAAAGATGTAGCAATGCCACTTGTCTTGTACACCTCGTCTCACAAACGGTCATTGTCCAAGGACGAAAACAATTCAGTTTTAG TGCCGGTTCGTGATGGCCTCTCAATCCTGTCTAGAGGTCCAAACCCTACATTTCATTTCCAG GAATCTCGGAAGATTACTGGCCGCCTCAAGAAATCTGGGCACAGTAATGACATCTTGGCACTCATTAGACGAGCAAAAAGAAGGGTATGA
- the LOC137748960 gene encoding rho guanine nucleotide exchange factor 8-like, whose amino-acid sequence MVRALTSQQQTVQKTKSFQMKRMFEIPRHLQNLIFENGQDREGDSDTAQLLSPKITPESGPVETQGTWGSDRDNGADEGTDEGEKVKIPKSKRPSDMEMMKERFSKLLLGEDMSGGGKGVSSALALSNAITNLAASVFGEQRKLEPMSSEAKARWVKEIGWLLSVTDHIVEFVPSQQNGTNMEIMVTRQRNDLHMNVPALRKLDAMLIGHLDSFGTPNEFWYVKKGAQDSENDDNSQRNDEKWWKPAVKVPPEGLSDECRRWMQFQKESVNQVLKAAMAINAQVLAEMGIPENYIESLPKNGRASLGDSIYKSITVDHFDPLEFFGSMDMSTEHKVLDLKDRIEASIVIWKQKMNQKNGKSSWSSVVSLEKRELFEERVETILLLLKQKFPGIPQSALDISKIQFNMDVGYAILESYSRVIESLAFKVMSMIEDVLYTDSQARKSSSNMRLSMDSREDGDVTPTKTLFEFMDWNAETEENDIDNDSSAGNKESCFNEDRDKIMSKPPASINTKRFSYLEKLEKLSGLRSPTARH is encoded by the exons ATGGTCCGAGCTCTTACATCCCAACAACAAACAGTGCAGAAGACAAAATCCTTCCAGATGAAACGAATGTTTGAGATCCCAAGACACCTTCAGAATTTGATCTTTGAGAATGGGCAGGACAGGGAGGGAGATAGCGATACCGCTCAGTTACTGAGTCCCAAGATTACACCAGAGAGCGGCCCGGTGGAGACACAAGGAACGTGGGGATCTGATCGCGATAATGGTGCAGATGAAGGCACAGATGAAGGCGAAAAGGTGAAAATTCCTAAATCCAAGAGGCCTTCAG atatggaaatgatgaaggaaaggTTCTCTAAGCTGCTTTTGGGGGAAGATATGTCCGGTGGTGGAAAGGGCGTCTCTTCGGCGTTGGCTTTATCAAATGCCATAACCAACCTAGCAG CATCTGTTTTCGGAGAACAAAGGAAACTGGAGCCTATGTCTTCGGAAGCGAAAGCACGGTGGGTGAAAGAAATAGGTTGGCTTTTGTCTGTGACAGATCACATTGTTGAATTCGTCCCTTCGCAACAGAATGGAACAAACATGGAg ATAATGGTGACCCGGCAAAGAAATGATCTGCACATGAACGTTCCTGCCTTGCGCAAGCTCGATGCAATGCTTATT GGTCACTTGGATAGCTTTGGAACCCCAAATGAGTTCTGGTATGTGAAAAAAGGAGCCCAAGATTCTGAAAATGATGATAATTCCCAGAGAAATGACGAGAAATGGTGGAAACCCGCGGTTAAAGTTCCACCCGAAGGGCTTTCAGATGAATGCCGAAGGTGGATGCAATTTCAGAAGGAATCTGTGAACCAAGTACTAAAAGCAGCAATGGCCATCAACGCGCAAGTGCTAGCCGAAATGGGCATACCCGAAAACTACATTGAATCCCTTCCCAAG AATGGTAGGGCTAGCCTCGGTGATTCGATCTATAAGAGCATAACGGTGGACCACTTTGATCCTCTGGAGTTCTTTGGCTCCATGGACATGTCCACAGAGCACAAAGTGCTTGACCTCAAAGACCGAATTGAGGCCTCTATTGTAATTTGGAAGCAAAAGATGAACCAAAAGAATGGAAAGTCTTCGTGGAGTTCGGTCGTGAGCTTGGAGAAGAGAGAGCTCTTTGAAGAGAGAGTAGAGACTATCTTGCTTCTATTGAAACAGAAATTCCCAGGAATCCCACAATCTGCGCTTGACATAagtaaaattcaattcaatatg GATGTAGGGTACGCTATCCTAGAGAGCTATTCGAGGGTGATCGAAAGCTTGGCCTTCAAAGTCATGTCCATGATCGAAGATGTGCTTTACACTGATTCTCAAGCTCgaaaatcatcatcaaacatGAGGCTTTCAATGGATTCTAGGGAAGATGGAGACGTGACACCAACAAAGACACTGTTTGAGTTCATGGATTGGAATGCAGAAACGGAAGAGAATGACATAGACAACGATAGCTCAGCAGGCAACAAGGAGAGCTGCTTTAATGAAGACCGTGACAAGATCATGAGCAAACCTCCCGCTAGCATAAACACCAAGAGATTTTCATACTTGGAGAAGCTTGAGAAGTTGAGTGGTCTAAGAAGTCCAACAGCTCGGCATTGA